AAACGAGGAGTCTATATTGATGGATTTTTTTCATAGCCAAGAATCACTGACGACAATCCAATGGATAATACGCGCAATTATTTCTTATGTCTTTTTACTTTTCGCCACAAAACTTATGGGGCGGCGCTCTATTTCGCAGTTGCGGTTGATTGATTTTACAATTGCTTTAATTTTGGGGAATATTCTTGCTCACCCATTATCCGATGAAAAATTAGGAATGAAGGGTTCATTGGTCACGACGACAACATTGGTTGTTTTATATACAATAAGTGTACTTGTAAGTTTAAGATGGACTTTCTTTAAAAAGTGGATTGAGCCGTCTCCTTTTCCATTAATTAGAGACGGAAAAATACAGTATAAAGGGTTGAAAAAAGCAAGAATTACAATAGAACATCTGTTATCTGAAGTGCGAAAAGAAAAAATTGAAGAAGTTCGAAACGTTGCTCTTGCATTGTGGGAACCAGATGGGACTATTTCGTTTTTCATGTTTCCCCAACTTCAATCATTAACAGCAGAGGACATGCAAATTATTAAAAAACCATTTATCTTCCACACGACAATTATTTTGGAAGGAAAAGTTGATATGAATGTACTTCATTCTCATAGCAAAGATACCGCATGGCTTGAAAAAAAAATAGAGATTTTAAATGTGGAAATACCGGCTGTTTTATTGGCGACAATTGACAATAACGATAATTTAACAGTGTACACTTATGATTAATTTTAAAAAATGACCTCAATTATGAAGTCATTTTTTGTGTCTATTGGGTTGTTTCTTTATAAAAAAACCTTCAGTTCTGGACCATTCACAGTATAAAAGTTCTTTCAAATTGGCATAGCCCAATTGCTCCAGTTCAGATTTGAGCCATTGCTTTGATTTTCCAATTGAATCAAGTGCATCTTCCTTTATCTGTCCTTCATCGACGAGTAGGATAGTTGGATCCTCTTCGTCAATCTTAAGTTTCATGTCTTCATTCGTAACCCCTTTATACTGTGCATACTGATTGATCGAAATCTCACCGCCTGGTTCGATATATAAATCCCTTACTTCTCTCAATGAAAAAATACCATGCATGCGAAGCATTGTTCGTAATTGTTCCATTTCTAACTGATTTTTATCGATTAATTTTTTATTGAGTTTTCCATTAGCAATAATTTTGTCCGGTTCGCCTTTCAGTAATATGCGTAGTTTATTGGACTTAGTCACAACTTTTTCAATGATATAGATGACGATTGCCCAAACCGCGACACCAAATAGCAACATAAAAATTGATACTTTATCATCAAATATACTTTCTTCCAATATTCCCCCAAAAACTAAAAGATAAATGATGTCATAGGGTGTCATTTGAGAAAGATGTTTTTTGCCTAACACTCTCAGAACTGTCATGAGTGCTATAAATCCAACGAGAAGTTTTGCACCGATTAATAAGTAATCCAATACTATCACCTCATCTTAATATTCTATATCCTCTATATAACCTTTAAGATGCTTTATAAAACAAGGGGATTTTTGCATATTTTTGATGGTAAATAGCGATTGACCGTTTAATATGATTGATTATGTAAATTAAGGGTACTTGAAGAAGGCGCAGGGTAATAAAACATCTAAATTATTAGGAGGAGATTTTAATGGTTACAAGTAAAGGTAGACTTTTGAAAGTTGGCGCAGCTGCAATTTTATCAGTCGGAATACTCGCGGCATGTGGTGATGATGGTGACGACGACATAATCATTGATGATCCTAACGAAGGAGAAGTCACTCCGAATCCGAATGACGACACGGATTCAGATGTCGATATCGATATGGATGATAATAATGATGACCCGAATGACGATGTAGACAATGATGACAAAGAATAAATAGAGCAGAATGAATGAAGAGCAATAGCGGATTCGCTATTGCTCTTTCTTTACTGAATAATTTCAATTTCAATTGATTCAATATACGGCAGTGCGTCTAATTCATTATAAAATTGAAAGGCTGGTTTTTCTGAAGAAGTCGATAAACGTAATTCCATTTCATGTTTTATTAACTGATCTTTGTCGACGATTTGTCTAATTTTTAAATGTTCGACAGTCATTTTAATCTTATCTAAATAGGCAAGGACATCTGCTATATTTGATTTGTCCGACAGAACTAGAATACATGGCACTTCTTTCGAACGAAGTCGCTTCGGTCCAAACTTGCTAAGAATAGGC
This genomic window from Sporosarcina sp. Marseille-Q4063 contains:
- a CDS encoding DUF421 domain-containing protein; amino-acid sequence: MDFFHSQESLTTIQWIIRAIISYVFLLFATKLMGRRSISQLRLIDFTIALILGNILAHPLSDEKLGMKGSLVTTTTLVVLYTISVLVSLRWTFFKKWIEPSPFPLIRDGKIQYKGLKKARITIEHLLSEVRKEKIEEVRNVALALWEPDGTISFFMFPQLQSLTAEDMQIIKKPFIFHTTIILEGKVDMNVLHSHSKDTAWLEKKIEILNVEIPAVLLATIDNNDNLTVYTYD
- a CDS encoding DUF421 domain-containing protein; the encoded protein is MDYLLIGAKLLVGFIALMTVLRVLGKKHLSQMTPYDIIYLLVFGGILEESIFDDKVSIFMLLFGVAVWAIVIYIIEKVVTKSNKLRILLKGEPDKIIANGKLNKKLIDKNQLEMEQLRTMLRMHGIFSLREVRDLYIEPGGEISINQYAQYKGVTNEDMKLKIDEEDPTILLVDEGQIKEDALDSIGKSKQWLKSELEQLGYANLKELLYCEWSRTEGFFIKKQPNRHKK